From Rhododendron vialii isolate Sample 1 chromosome 7a, ASM3025357v1:
tcaatCAAATGCTGTCTGACAAGAGGAGGAAACTTCTCAAAATTCTGCACCTATCCCATTGAGCGTTCAGCCACTTTTCAGGTTTTGCTTCATTTGTAGAGGTGTCTCATGCTTAAGGCTTATGAAATTCTCTGTTGTACTTGGAAGTTGCTAAAATTTGACTCTGTAACTGTAAGCTAGCAACAATGGTGTCATCTGAGTTGAAATTCTCGTCGCTTGTATATTGGTATGCGACTCTCTACTCCCGTACCAAAACCCCTTTATAAGAAATAGATGTGCGATATAGAAACATGTGTGTGTCCGTGTCTGTGGATGCGCACATATGTAGGCTTTGCCAATGAGGGAGCACCACTTCTTTGAATGTACGTGCTGCGTTTTTAACTTCAAATACAAACACAAACAGGAAAGTACTCCATTAAGGGTGCAAATATCTTGttaaaaaactcaagaacaaatcAGAGACCCAATTTAGTCAAACCATTTGGAACCCCTTCCTGGCAAAACATTGTTAATTCCAGCGCCAACAAGTCCAAATGAGGAGGGAAGATCCAAAAGAACCCTACATCAAATGCAACCAACCTCTGCTAACATCCTTCTAACAGACTAAAATGGCAGGTAAGAGAGTGCAATGAAATTGGtttctctttccttctttcAAATGTAATCTTCCCCAAGCTGTCTGTAATCAATTCTTGTTTCCTCTTATTCATATATTCTGGCACATAATCCTTCAACAGAAGCTGCATTTCTTCATTCTATACAACAGAAAACTTGTCTTCGTCGGAAATCCCCACGATTTTGCCCTCAAGTTTGATGTTCTTGTACCACTTGGCGCACACGATGTATAAGATCAGATCTACACTCGTGAGAGCCGCTAGGAGGAAGTAGAACCGGTCGAGATGACCCCTGTTCAGGTTTCCAGGGATCCACCCGGGCATGTGATCTTCGGTTGAAATCTTCACAACCATGGTCACAAGCAAGGTACTTCCATAGTTCCCGAGGGAAATCGACGTCATGCAAAGTGCGCTCCCAAAGCTCTTCAGCCCATCCGGTGCTTGCGCGTTGAAGAACTCTAGTTGCCCGACGTACATGAAAACTTCTGATGCCCCGATGAAAGCGTACTGAGGGACTTGCCAGAAAATGCTCAGCGAGCTCGATCCATCACAGTGAATGCAGTCTTTCCGCGCGTACTTTAGCCTATAACACTCCACGATCCCAGCTGAGACCATGGCCATTATAGCGATGACGAGACCGATTCCCATCCTTTGGAGCTCGGTCAGCCCTTTCGCTTCCTTTTTGTTGAATCGGCTCACGAGGGGATCAAGTACGCGGCGGTAGATGAAAATGAAGAGAGCTACACTTAGGATGTCGAAGCTAGACATGCTAGCCGGTGGGATTTGGAAGTTTGAAACCGTGCAGTTCATCGCCGCACCTTGCTCAACAAAGAGGGAAGCCATTTGGTTGAACACCACTGAGTACAGTATGGTGCATAGCCAAATGGGAAGCAATCTCAGTATGCACTTCACTTCTTCAACTTGCGAAATGGAGCAGAGGCGCCACGGGTTGTGGCAACCCTGCTTTCGGTTGTTTAAATCCCTTGATGTAATGTATGCTGCTCTATCCAAGAATCTGCACCAAACAGAAATACGCAATTTCTTAGTATATTATGGGATGTTGTCGTGATCTTGACAAAATCCAAACCGCAAAACACTAAATCATGTTTGATTCGCGAATAGGACTATGCGAAATAGTAACATTGAAAGAAGTTTAACATTTTGGTCATTTAGCTACAAATTTATACACAAGTTGTCCTGCGACCATCCCGGGACAAAATGACCCAGGCCTAGGCCAAATGTGTGTAACAATACCCGATATTAGTTAGTCTGATCTCCCCCTTGTCCAAATCGAACAAATTAGGTTTCATATGTAAATGAACTGGGGGTTTTTGAACTTACTTGAATCCATCAGTGTGAAGTATCTTTCTGGCACCACCCACAGAACTCTCCTTTTCATTTGCTTCATATAAGTTCTCTTCACCTGGTGCAATCTCAACCCTCCATTTCTTTGCTGCAGCCCCTATCACTTGGCAAAACCTTGCCAGAGGGTTCCCAGTGGGCTTAAAATGCCGATACCTTGGGGTGCCCCAAAGAAACAAGATTAGCCCTGCAAAAGCCGATGCGGTCGAAGCCCAAAAGCCTAGAGCCCACATGCCTTCATCCTCAAAATATCCTAATATGGTATTTGAGAACAGTTCACCAATGTTCAAAGCCAAGTAAAAATGGCTGAAAAATGACACTTTTGAGTGCCCCTCCTTCGGATCCTCTTCGTCAAATTGATCAGCCCCAAATGTAGCGATATTCGGTTGGTAACCTCCATTCCCGAGAGCAACCATGTAGATGGAAAGATAGAATAACCCAATCTCCCAGCTGGAATGGGAACCACATTTAGTCATTCGATCCCCACAACCTCGCGGATTGAGCAAGAAAAGGCTCGATGCGAGTGATAGCGCTATCAAACCCTGCAATCAAGTCCATACTGCCACAATTAAGAACGAGACGAATAAAGTCCCTGGCTTGGCAACAGTTCGGCATTAACTTTTAACCTTTTATCCTTCTTCAAGAATCTAGTGTCCTTTGTGATTCTTCTTAATTCGTTTACCGGTTTTGATACAAGTAGAATACCATAACATCAAGAGAACAAATGAAGTGCTCAGTTTGGCACTAGTTTTTCTTTTCGAGAATCTTTTCGAGAATCTTTTTGtctttggtgttttttttttttcaaatttttattgcgTTATGATTACAGTGGGATCGTGAGTACTTACGATGACAAAGATGACTTGAAAGATGGCACAAGTTTTGTATCTTCCCCAATAGGAATCGCTAAGGAATGCCCCGACGAGCGAGAAGATGTAGACGGTGCCGGTCCAATTGCTAACATTATTGGCAGCTTCAGCATTCTCTTGCTGAAGCACCCTTGTCAAGAAGAGTACCAAGTTCACTCCAACACCAAAGAATGCTAGGGTAGCCAAACCTTGATTCACTGGAATATTGAGtcataaatcaaaaaaaaaaactcaagtaaGAACTAAGAACACAGACTAGCTTGATTCCTCAATAATTCAAGACCAAGTATGTATGTATACGAACTTACATGCTTGTTATATATGGAGCATGTCAAAAAACATTTCATATATGTAAtgaattatactccctccgtttcaaaaaaaaaatactactcactATGCAAAGCGGAAAACGAAgacttaaaaaaaatgcattcagtttgaaaaatcaaagaataTATATGCATATTTAGATAGGCTATTTCACATGTCCGTCAGAGAGTATCGCTCTTGTACCGCATAGCCATGTGCAGAAAATCTCACCATGCCTACGTTGCTACGGAAGCTAAGATTTCATTGCATCTTACGAGCATTGAAGGGTATGATTAGTTTTACTATGTGACAAGGACGGAACTATGAGTATAGAAGGGTGGGCTATATAGCACAGGTAAGCtgtgaaaaaaaggaaaaaacatatATGTAAAATTTAGCCTAACCCATTCCACCCAACAACGCATTTTAGCCCAGGGCAGATTATATTCTTGGTTCCGCCATTGCTATGCAAATCTTAAAGACTTGAACCTAAGCATTGAGTTTTATTGAGTTTTTAGGTACAAAATAGAAGACTTGAATCTAAGCATTGAGTTTTTAGGTACAAAACAGAAGTTGGTGGgaggaaaaatacaaaaaaacctAACTCCTTTTTTGGCGATCCCATAAATTGATGGCGAAGCTAAAaacagcaaaaacaaaaacacagaaCGACTCCAATTGAATTCCTAGTGCAAAATTAGAAGAGTTTTGGATCAACTAAAATATTTGCCAGACTCGTACTGAAAACAGTCTCACCGAAATCTTAGGTTGAGGAAGATAACACGTGGCACGAACCCACCTCATGCCAACTTTATCCAGATTATGTGTCAGGTCGCGATGCGCAATATGTGGCGCTAGAGTGTTCTGAAGCACTACGTGACTGTGCTCCGAGAGGAGTACTGGATAATTGACCTTTACGTCGTGTGGTGAGAGTTTGGAACAGCCAAAGCCCAAAATACAAAACGAACACTGTGTTCGATTTGAGCCTCTAAACCCAGCTCGTCTATATGTGCATGGTCTCTTataaattttctctctaattatactccaatttctctatctatctctccctTCTCTCCGCTAAGAATAATAAACCAGCTGCTTAACAAGACCCAAGTCCCATGATGTTCTATGATACAATATTACCCTCCACTTTTGTTCTTAAATCATTCTCC
This genomic window contains:
- the LOC131333682 gene encoding protein NRT1/ PTR FAMILY 7.3 isoform X1, yielding MDCLEIMHKEGSCKGEEGECTFDGTVDMRGRPAIRGRSGQWAAGIIILLNQGLATLAFFGVGVNLVLFLTRVLQQENAEAANNVSNWTGTVYIFSLVGAFLSDSYWGRYKTCAIFQVIFVIGLIALSLASSLFLLNPRGCGDRMTKCGSHSSWEIGLFYLSIYMVALGNGGYQPNIATFGADQFDEEDPKEGHSKVSFFSHFYLALNIGELFSNTILGYFEDEGMWALGFWASTASAFAGLILFLWGTPRYRHFKPTGNPLARFCQVIGAAAKKWRVEIAPGEENLYEANEKESSVGGARKILHTDGFKFLDRAAYITSRDLNNRKQGCHNPWRLCSISQVEEVKCILRLLPIWLCTILYSVVFNQMASLFVEQGAAMNCTVSNFQIPPASMSSFDILSVALFIFIYRRVLDPLVSRFNKKEAKGLTELQRMGIGLVIAIMAMVSAGIVECYRLKYARKDCIHCDGSSSLSIFWQVPQYAFIGASEVFMYVGQLEFFNAQAPDGLKSFGSALCMTSISLGNYGSTLLVTMVVKISTEDHMPGWIPGNLNRGHLDRFYFLLAALTSVDLILYIVCAKWYKNIKLEGKIVGISDEDKFSVV
- the LOC131333682 gene encoding protein NRT1/ PTR FAMILY 7.3 isoform X2, which translates into the protein MVNQGLATLAFFGVGVNLVLFLTRVLQQENAEAANNVSNWTGTVYIFSLVGAFLSDSYWGRYKTCAIFQVIFVIGLIALSLASSLFLLNPRGCGDRMTKCGSHSSWEIGLFYLSIYMVALGNGGYQPNIATFGADQFDEEDPKEGHSKVSFFSHFYLALNIGELFSNTILGYFEDEGMWALGFWASTASAFAGLILFLWGTPRYRHFKPTGNPLARFCQVIGAAAKKWRVEIAPGEENLYEANEKESSVGGARKILHTDGFKFLDRAAYITSRDLNNRKQGCHNPWRLCSISQVEEVKCILRLLPIWLCTILYSVVFNQMASLFVEQGAAMNCTVSNFQIPPASMSSFDILSVALFIFIYRRVLDPLVSRFNKKEAKGLTELQRMGIGLVIAIMAMVSAGIVECYRLKYARKDCIHCDGSSSLSIFWQVPQYAFIGASEVFMYVGQLEFFNAQAPDGLKSFGSALCMTSISLGNYGSTLLVTMVVKISTEDHMPGWIPGNLNRGHLDRFYFLLAALTSVDLILYIVCAKWYKNIKLEGKIVGISDEDKFSVV